A region from the Geobacter benzoatilyticus genome encodes:
- a CDS encoding efflux RND transporter periplasmic adaptor subunit — translation MKLSAKVAIAVAVLLAAAGGGYYLWQGRQGETAKGEKTSKGEVLYTCPMHPFIIKDKPGTCPICGMELVKKVEGTQADAKALEMLGHVSLSPTQQVMANVATVEAKAIPLTKEVNAVGIVQYDQSRQAKVTAWVSGRIDRLYVNSVGAYVSRGKPVAEVYSPDLVSAQQEYLLALRSRDRFKDSPIASISQGGEGLVASARQRLLLMGVKERQIAGLEKAGQPNIRLPIYTPLSGVVIEKLVLQGQYVNTGDPLFNIADLSTVWVEVEVYENEFSFIKLGQRVEIVSQSWPGKTFSGQVSFVYPFLDPKTRTVKVRVQLPNPGMKLKPDMFVNAMIKVPLGSAVAVPVAAVMDTGTRQVAWVETEPGMFAPRDVKVGARVGDMLQVLSGLKEGEKVAASGAYLIDSESQLTGNGGGHAGHEGHGAAPQPGAPAPPKKNDGMNMDDMKM, via the coding sequence ATGAAATTGAGCGCGAAGGTTGCCATTGCGGTGGCGGTGCTGCTGGCTGCGGCAGGGGGGGGCTACTACCTGTGGCAAGGGCGGCAGGGGGAAACCGCAAAGGGGGAGAAGACTTCCAAGGGGGAGGTGCTCTACACCTGTCCCATGCACCCCTTCATCATCAAGGATAAGCCCGGAACCTGCCCCATCTGCGGCATGGAGCTCGTCAAGAAGGTGGAGGGGACCCAGGCGGATGCCAAGGCGCTTGAGATGCTGGGGCACGTCTCCCTCTCCCCCACCCAGCAGGTGATGGCCAACGTCGCCACCGTGGAGGCGAAGGCGATCCCCCTCACCAAGGAGGTGAATGCCGTCGGCATTGTGCAGTACGACCAGTCCCGCCAGGCGAAGGTCACGGCGTGGGTTTCGGGGCGTATCGACCGGCTCTACGTCAACAGTGTTGGTGCGTACGTCTCACGGGGGAAACCGGTGGCCGAGGTCTATTCTCCCGATCTCGTCTCCGCCCAGCAGGAGTATCTTCTGGCGCTACGCAGCCGCGACCGCTTCAAGGATTCCCCCATCGCCTCCATCTCCCAGGGGGGGGAGGGGCTGGTGGCGTCGGCCCGGCAGCGGCTCCTCCTCATGGGGGTGAAGGAGCGCCAGATCGCCGGACTGGAAAAGGCCGGCCAGCCCAACATCCGCCTCCCCATCTACACACCCCTTTCCGGGGTGGTGATTGAGAAGCTGGTGCTCCAGGGGCAGTACGTGAACACGGGGGACCCCCTCTTCAACATCGCCGATCTTTCCACCGTATGGGTGGAAGTGGAAGTCTACGAGAACGAGTTCTCCTTCATAAAACTCGGCCAGCGGGTGGAGATAGTTTCCCAGTCCTGGCCCGGCAAGACCTTCTCGGGGCAGGTGTCGTTCGTCTACCCCTTCCTGGATCCCAAGACCCGCACGGTCAAGGTGAGGGTGCAGCTTCCCAACCCCGGCATGAAGCTCAAGCCGGACATGTTCGTGAACGCCATGATCAAGGTGCCGCTGGGGAGCGCCGTGGCCGTGCCGGTGGCGGCGGTGATGGACACCGGTACGCGGCAGGTGGCCTGGGTCGAGACGGAACCGGGCATGTTCGCTCCCAGGGACGTGAAGGTCGGCGCCCGGGTGGGGGATATGCTCCAGGTGCTTTCCGGGCTCAAGGAGGGGGAAAAGGTGGCGGCGAGCGGCGCGTACCTCATCGACTCCGAGTCGCAACTGACCGGGAACGGTGGCGGCCATGCCGGCCACGAGGGTCACGGCGCCGCGCCCCAGCCGGGCGCGCCCGCGCCGCCAAAGAAGAACGACGGCATGAACATGGATGACATGAAAATGTAA
- a CDS encoding TolC family protein, with amino-acid sequence MTSRLAIGFVLFATLALPWGARAEEAKSFENLPQLVETALTNNPELKASEAQWEMFRNRVVQAGALEDPMLMLKLQNFLIRDPLNSGRDPMSQRVIGISQQLPFWGKRDLKTEVAKQEAEALKWQVEERKLELARMVKETYYQIFMTDKDLEIIGKNIRIMDDFIALAETKYSVGQGAQQDVFKAQTERSKMLSMKITLEQQRRTLQATLNTLLFRPAETPVGSIADFELKPLAWSPEQLRDMAGENRPLLKSVRARIEGGKAGHRLAEKEFFPDVNVSFEYMQRDPAMADPGYDMYALGFTFNLPVQRARRHAMVRDSSAGIAMAEAELNTVNNAINLGIADNLARMEQREKLAGLFKTGIIPQAEQSLESATIGYRVSKVDFLTLLDNRLTLYNLEREYYESLAEYQMRLAQLEALVGKELQE; translated from the coding sequence ATGACATCACGCCTGGCAATCGGCTTCGTCCTCTTCGCCACGCTGGCGCTCCCCTGGGGGGCCAGGGCCGAAGAAGCAAAATCTTTCGAAAATCTTCCGCAGCTTGTGGAAACCGCCCTGACCAACAACCCCGAGCTGAAGGCGTCGGAGGCCCAGTGGGAGATGTTCCGCAATCGCGTGGTGCAGGCGGGCGCCCTCGAAGACCCGATGCTCATGCTCAAGCTCCAGAACTTCCTGATTCGAGATCCCTTGAACTCCGGGCGGGACCCCATGAGCCAGCGGGTGATCGGCATATCGCAGCAGCTTCCCTTCTGGGGGAAGCGCGATCTGAAGACCGAAGTGGCAAAGCAGGAAGCCGAGGCCCTCAAATGGCAGGTGGAGGAGCGGAAGCTGGAGCTGGCCCGGATGGTAAAGGAGACGTACTACCAGATCTTCATGACCGACAAGGATCTGGAGATTATCGGAAAGAACATCCGGATCATGGATGATTTCATCGCCCTGGCCGAAACGAAATATTCGGTGGGGCAGGGAGCCCAGCAGGATGTCTTCAAGGCCCAGACTGAGCGCTCGAAGATGCTCAGCATGAAGATTACCCTGGAGCAGCAGCGCCGTACCCTCCAGGCGACCCTCAACACCCTCCTGTTCCGCCCCGCCGAGACGCCGGTGGGGAGCATCGCAGACTTCGAACTGAAGCCCCTGGCCTGGTCGCCGGAGCAGCTCCGGGACATGGCCGGGGAAAACCGGCCGCTGCTCAAGAGCGTCCGCGCCCGGATCGAGGGGGGAAAGGCGGGGCACCGCCTGGCGGAGAAGGAGTTCTTCCCCGATGTGAACGTCTCCTTCGAGTACATGCAGCGGGATCCGGCCATGGCCGACCCCGGGTACGACATGTACGCCCTGGGGTTCACCTTCAACCTCCCGGTTCAGCGGGCGCGGCGCCACGCCATGGTTCGCGATTCATCGGCGGGGATTGCCATGGCCGAGGCGGAGCTTAATACCGTGAACAACGCCATAAATCTGGGGATTGCCGACAACCTGGCCCGGATGGAGCAGCGGGAGAAGCTTGCCGGGCTTTTCAAAACCGGGATCATCCCCCAGGCGGAGCAATCCCTGGAGTCGGCCACCATCGGCTACCGGGTCAGCAAGGTAGATTTCCTCACGCTGCTGGACAACCGGCTGACCCTGTACAACCTGGAGCGCGAGTATTACGAGTCCCTGGCCGAGTACCAGATGCGCCTCGCCCAGCTTGAGGCCCTGGTGGGCAAGGAACTGCAGGAGTAG
- a CDS encoding TolC family protein codes for MMRAYRFVSGAVHLLLAAAILVPRGAYGEVHPLNLSRAVEYALANNGELQALRAEKEVARAGVERAALFTNPTLDLSADTGAMTGSSDENTASIGLSQELPTVGKRAKRRAVAERELEEVLQQIADRERLLALEVKSTFAELMLAQKRRELALRAVELNGKLLEITQERLAAGDIPELEVNLARVEVARSEGRKIEAERGLDPLQARLRALLGLPAGDDVGFEGSPERHHLAIPPAELTRLALENRPDLKALRAARAGRDAAVALAEAERIPNVTLGVGYTHERSVDATGLGEEKTRDNLVGIKLSIPIPLFDRNQAGIREARAREQGAGHRLEFARAGVAREVEGDYARLTAADKALDLYVGSILPQLEENLKLTREAYQLGEAGILPVIEEQKKYIEVHDGYLAALAERQTALARLEASVGIDFQNKTSGGAQ; via the coding sequence CTGATGCGAGCATATCGCTTCGTGTCCGGAGCAGTCCATCTGCTCCTGGCAGCCGCAATCCTTGTCCCCCGGGGGGCTTACGGCGAAGTTCACCCGCTGAATCTTTCCAGGGCCGTCGAGTACGCCCTGGCCAACAATGGCGAGTTGCAGGCGCTGCGCGCCGAAAAAGAGGTGGCCCGGGCCGGGGTGGAGCGGGCCGCGCTCTTCACCAACCCCACCCTGGATCTGTCGGCCGACACCGGCGCCATGACCGGCAGCTCCGACGAGAATACCGCGTCCATCGGCCTTTCCCAGGAACTCCCCACCGTCGGCAAGCGGGCCAAGCGCCGGGCCGTTGCCGAGCGGGAGCTGGAGGAAGTCCTCCAGCAGATTGCCGACCGGGAGCGGCTCCTCGCCCTGGAGGTGAAGAGTACCTTTGCCGAGCTCATGCTGGCGCAAAAGCGGCGGGAGCTGGCCCTGCGGGCCGTGGAGCTGAACGGAAAACTGCTGGAGATAACGCAGGAGCGCCTGGCGGCGGGGGATATCCCGGAACTGGAGGTGAATCTCGCCCGGGTGGAGGTAGCCCGGAGCGAGGGGCGCAAGATCGAGGCCGAACGCGGGCTAGATCCGCTTCAGGCCCGGCTGCGGGCCCTGCTGGGGCTCCCGGCCGGCGATGACGTCGGCTTCGAAGGTTCTCCCGAACGGCACCACCTTGCCATCCCCCCCGCCGAGCTGACCCGCCTCGCCCTGGAAAACCGCCCCGACCTGAAGGCCCTCCGGGCTGCCCGCGCCGGGCGTGATGCCGCAGTGGCCCTGGCCGAGGCGGAACGGATTCCGAACGTGACCCTGGGAGTCGGCTACACCCACGAGCGGAGCGTGGATGCCACCGGCCTCGGCGAGGAGAAAACCCGCGACAACCTCGTGGGGATAAAACTCTCGATTCCGATCCCACTCTTCGACCGGAACCAGGCCGGCATCCGCGAGGCCAGGGCCAGGGAGCAGGGCGCCGGGCACCGGCTGGAATTCGCCCGCGCCGGCGTGGCCAGGGAGGTCGAAGGGGACTATGCCCGCCTGACGGCGGCGGATAAGGCCCTCGACCTCTACGTAGGCAGCATCCTCCCCCAGCTGGAGGAGAACCTGAAGCTGACCCGGGAGGCTTATCAGCTAGGCGAGGCGGGAATCCTCCCGGTGATCGAAGAGCAGAAGAAATACATCGAAGTCCATGACGGCTACCTCGCCGCCCTGGCCGAGCGGCAGACTGCCCTGGCGCGGCTCGAAGCCTCGGTGGGAATCGATTTCCAGAACAAAACCAGCGGAGGTGCGCAGTGA
- a CDS encoding efflux RND transporter periplasmic adaptor subunit, translating into MNRKQGIIIGIILALAIGGAFIYRSAHMTGGEPAETKEAGHHESEEHGGEKEGHEGHDEHGGEGLVKMAAEAQKQNGVAVAAAGKQRLAGVISATGKVEANADRIAHVSPRIAGKIVSVRASLGDAVAAGQPLATLDSVELGEALNRYRQSKTRLALAQSSMDRIKALVEKKIAARKDILQAETDYQMARTELHTDEERLSLYGVAPSDIKNANHRKPLLPVRSPIGGIITEKHAIVGELADPSTSLYTVADLSSVWVMVDINEKDLAKVHRGQPAAVTVSAFPELKLKGRITYIADLVDEATRTVKARVEVANPGRKLKPEMFASVELALAADAPPVLAVPEDAVQDLDGEKVVFVAEGSDEFAARPVQTGRAAGGLVEIVSGLAEGENYAVKGSFILKSELKKGEMTDEHGH; encoded by the coding sequence GTGAACCGGAAACAAGGAATCATCATCGGCATTATCCTGGCCTTGGCCATCGGGGGTGCCTTCATTTATCGTTCTGCCCATATGACCGGCGGCGAACCCGCCGAAACGAAAGAAGCCGGCCACCATGAAAGCGAGGAGCACGGGGGTGAAAAGGAAGGTCACGAAGGTCATGACGAGCACGGCGGGGAAGGGCTGGTCAAAATGGCCGCCGAGGCGCAGAAGCAAAACGGCGTGGCCGTCGCCGCGGCCGGAAAGCAGCGGCTCGCCGGCGTAATCAGCGCCACCGGCAAGGTGGAGGCCAACGCCGACCGCATCGCCCATGTCTCGCCGCGCATCGCCGGCAAAATCGTCAGCGTCCGGGCATCCCTCGGTGACGCCGTCGCCGCCGGCCAGCCCCTGGCAACCCTGGACAGCGTCGAACTGGGCGAGGCCCTGAACCGCTACCGCCAGTCGAAAACACGGCTTGCCCTGGCCCAGTCCAGCATGGACCGGATCAAGGCCCTTGTGGAGAAGAAGATTGCGGCCCGCAAGGATATCCTCCAGGCGGAGACCGATTATCAAATGGCCAGGACGGAGCTGCACACCGATGAAGAGCGCCTCTCCCTCTACGGCGTCGCACCGTCCGACATCAAAAACGCCAACCACCGGAAGCCGCTGTTGCCGGTCCGCTCCCCCATAGGCGGCATCATCACAGAAAAGCACGCCATCGTCGGCGAGCTGGCCGACCCCTCCACAAGCCTTTACACCGTGGCCGACCTCTCGTCGGTCTGGGTGATGGTGGACATCAACGAAAAGGATCTGGCCAAGGTTCACCGGGGCCAGCCGGCAGCGGTAACCGTAAGCGCCTTTCCCGAGCTGAAGCTGAAAGGGCGGATCACCTACATCGCCGACCTGGTGGACGAAGCGACCCGCACGGTCAAGGCAAGGGTCGAGGTGGCCAATCCGGGGCGCAAGCTGAAGCCGGAGATGTTCGCCTCCGTGGAGCTGGCCCTGGCTGCCGACGCGCCGCCGGTCCTGGCGGTTCCCGAGGATGCCGTGCAGGATCTGGACGGGGAAAAGGTGGTTTTCGTGGCGGAGGGGAGCGATGAATTCGCGGCCCGTCCAGTGCAGACCGGGCGGGCTGCCGGCGGCCTGGTGGAGATCGTGTCGGGGCTGGCGGAGGGGGAAAACTACGCCGTCAAGGGCTCCTTCATCCTCAAATCGGAGCTCAAGAAGGGTGAGATGACGGATGAACACGGCCACTGA
- a CDS encoding efflux RND transporter permease subunit — protein MLEKIIAYTLRQKGMILFAALVIIVAGLYSYAKLPIDAFPDVTNIQVEVVSHADGLSAIEIERNVTYPIEMAMRGLPDIEQMRSVTKFGLSIVTIVFKDNVDIYFARQLVFERLAEAREKVPKGVEVAMGPIGTAMGEIYQYTLEGKMPTDPQQKIAYLTNLRTIQEWIVTPQLKSVAGVNEINSFGGYFKQYQVLVAPEKLLKYGITVDDVYTAIGSNNENVGGNLLERGTDQYIVRGVGLIKDVSDIENIVLRSAGGTPTYIRDVAQVKVGEAVRMGAAMKDGKDECVGGIVMMLRGENSREVVRRVAEKVKEINGNNVLPEGIRIVPFYDRSDIVKASVGTVNKALIEGSILVLIVLYLLLNSIRGSIVVLIALPLSLLATFIVMRLTGISANLMSLGGLAISIGMIIDTTIIQVENVQRHLSEGGERHSKLTTVLKAVMEVRKPSIFGEMIIAITFIPILALEGIEGKMFGPLAITVAIALLASLLLSIFIIPVLCSLFLKPEPEKESFLMQRAHRLYLPLLDYAMNRKRVVLGVAGTLLVASLVMVTRLGTEFIPTMDEGSFDMDVSMLPGVSLDKAMEVNQRVAQKLKQFPELGTIVSRTGQTGVALDTRGSDKTGYVGILKPKDQWPRDISKEELTNEMRESLESVAGISFGFSQPIQCRIDELVAGTRAQLIVKLFGDDIDVLSEKSQEIARVLSTIKGGTDLNAEKVSGQPYLTVNIDRARIARYGLNISDVQKVIEIAVAGKAASQLYEENRSFDITVRLPEEKRNSLEAINNLIITTKTGVNVPLQQLAEVKMVEGPVQISRQDGVRRIGIEMNITGRDIGSFVAEAKQKIREGVKLPAGYYLTWGGQFENQQRAMNKLMIIGPVAIGLILLLLYVTFRSIRLASLVIANLPFALIGGVFALFISGQYLSVPASVGFVVLFGVAVLNGLVLVSRISQLREEGLELEEAIKKGAADRLRPVLMTASIAIFSLVPMLLAGGTGSEIQKPLATVVVGGLVTSTLLTLLVIPSVYGWFEKRNIEEEQ, from the coding sequence ATGCTGGAAAAAATAATAGCCTACACCCTGCGGCAGAAGGGGATGATCCTCTTCGCGGCGCTGGTGATCATCGTCGCGGGGCTCTATTCCTACGCGAAGCTCCCCATCGACGCCTTCCCCGATGTGACCAACATCCAGGTGGAGGTGGTCAGCCACGCCGACGGCCTGTCGGCCATCGAAATCGAACGGAACGTCACCTACCCCATCGAGATGGCCATGCGGGGGCTCCCCGACATCGAACAGATGCGCTCAGTCACCAAGTTCGGCCTCTCCATAGTCACCATCGTCTTCAAGGACAACGTGGATATCTACTTCGCCCGGCAGCTGGTGTTCGAGCGCCTGGCCGAGGCCCGGGAGAAGGTTCCGAAGGGGGTCGAGGTCGCCATGGGGCCCATCGGCACCGCCATGGGGGAGATCTACCAGTACACCCTGGAAGGGAAGATGCCCACTGATCCCCAGCAGAAGATCGCCTACCTGACCAACCTGCGGACCATTCAGGAGTGGATCGTGACGCCCCAGCTGAAGAGCGTTGCCGGGGTCAACGAGATCAACTCCTTCGGCGGCTATTTCAAGCAGTACCAGGTGCTCGTGGCGCCGGAAAAGCTCCTGAAGTACGGCATAACCGTGGATGACGTCTACACCGCCATCGGCAGCAACAACGAGAACGTCGGCGGCAACCTCCTGGAGCGGGGGACGGACCAGTACATCGTCCGGGGGGTCGGCCTCATCAAGGACGTGAGCGACATCGAGAACATCGTCCTCAGGTCGGCGGGAGGTACCCCCACCTATATCCGCGACGTGGCCCAGGTGAAGGTGGGTGAGGCAGTTCGCATGGGGGCCGCCATGAAGGACGGCAAGGATGAGTGCGTGGGGGGCATCGTCATGATGCTGCGCGGCGAGAACAGCCGCGAGGTGGTGCGCCGGGTTGCGGAAAAAGTAAAGGAAATCAACGGAAACAACGTCCTGCCGGAGGGTATCAGAATCGTTCCCTTCTACGACCGGAGCGACATCGTCAAGGCCAGCGTCGGGACGGTCAACAAGGCGCTCATCGAGGGGTCGATCCTTGTGCTGATCGTCCTGTACCTGCTGCTGAACAGCATCCGGGGGAGCATCGTGGTTCTCATCGCCCTCCCCCTCTCCCTCCTGGCCACGTTCATCGTCATGAGGCTCACGGGAATCAGCGCCAACCTCATGTCCCTGGGGGGGCTCGCCATATCCATCGGGATGATCATCGACACCACCATCATCCAGGTGGAAAACGTCCAGCGGCACCTGAGCGAGGGGGGCGAGCGCCATTCGAAGCTGACTACGGTGCTGAAGGCGGTCATGGAGGTGAGAAAGCCGAGCATCTTCGGCGAAATGATCATCGCCATCACCTTCATCCCGATCCTGGCCCTGGAGGGGATCGAAGGGAAAATGTTCGGCCCCCTGGCCATCACCGTGGCCATTGCGCTCCTGGCGTCCCTGCTCCTCTCCATCTTCATCATCCCGGTGCTCTGCAGCCTCTTCCTGAAGCCGGAGCCGGAAAAAGAAAGCTTCCTCATGCAGCGGGCCCACCGGCTCTACCTGCCGCTCCTCGACTACGCCATGAACAGGAAGCGCGTGGTGCTGGGGGTGGCGGGCACGCTGCTGGTTGCCTCCCTCGTCATGGTGACCCGACTCGGGACGGAGTTCATCCCGACCATGGACGAAGGCTCCTTCGACATGGATGTCTCCATGCTTCCCGGCGTCTCCCTGGACAAGGCCATGGAGGTCAACCAGCGGGTCGCGCAGAAGCTGAAGCAGTTCCCCGAACTGGGAACGATTGTGTCGCGAACCGGCCAGACCGGCGTGGCCCTGGACACCAGGGGGTCGGACAAGACCGGCTACGTGGGGATTTTGAAGCCTAAGGACCAGTGGCCGCGGGACATCTCCAAGGAAGAGCTCACCAACGAGATGCGCGAGTCCCTGGAGTCCGTAGCCGGCATCTCCTTCGGTTTCAGCCAGCCGATCCAGTGCCGCATCGACGAACTGGTGGCCGGAACCAGGGCGCAGCTGATCGTCAAGCTCTTCGGCGACGACATCGACGTGCTCAGCGAGAAATCCCAGGAGATCGCCAGGGTGCTCTCCACCATCAAGGGAGGTACCGACCTGAATGCCGAAAAGGTCTCCGGCCAGCCCTACCTGACCGTGAACATCGACCGGGCGAGGATTGCCCGCTACGGCCTCAACATCAGCGACGTGCAGAAGGTGATCGAAATCGCCGTTGCCGGCAAGGCGGCATCGCAGCTCTACGAGGAGAACCGCAGCTTCGACATCACGGTGCGCCTGCCGGAGGAGAAGCGGAACTCCCTGGAGGCCATCAACAACCTGATCATCACCACGAAGACCGGGGTCAACGTCCCCCTCCAGCAGCTGGCCGAGGTGAAGATGGTGGAAGGGCCGGTGCAGATCAGCCGCCAGGACGGAGTGCGCCGGATCGGGATCGAGATGAACATCACCGGCCGGGACATCGGCAGCTTCGTAGCCGAGGCGAAGCAGAAGATCCGGGAAGGGGTGAAGCTCCCTGCCGGATACTACCTCACCTGGGGTGGGCAGTTCGAGAACCAGCAGCGGGCCATGAATAAGCTGATGATCATCGGGCCGGTGGCCATCGGCCTGATCCTGCTGCTCCTCTACGTCACCTTCCGGTCCATCCGCCTGGCGTCCCTGGTTATCGCCAACCTGCCTTTCGCCCTGATCGGCGGCGTCTTCGCCCTCTTCATCTCCGGGCAGTACCTGTCGGTGCCGGCATCGGTGGGTTTCGTGGTCCTCTTCGGGGTTGCCGTCCTGAACGGGCTGGTGCTGGTGTCGCGGATTTCCCAACTGCGGGAGGAAGGGCTGGAACTGGAGGAGGCCATAAAGAAAGGAGCTGCCGACCGCCTGCGGCCCGTGCTGATGACCGCATCCATCGCCATCTTCAGCCTGGTCCCGATGCTCCTGGCCGGCGGAACCGGCTCCGAAATCCAGAAGCCGCTGGCAACGGTGGTGGTCGGCGGGCTGGTAACGTCAACCCTGCTGACGCTGCTGGTCATTCCTTCGGTGTACGGGTGGTTTGAAAAGAGAAACATCGAGGAGGAACAGTGA
- a CDS encoding J domain-containing protein, which translates to MTYDDLQEALRTLGLGDRASLKEIKARHRELVKRYHPDAGNMADPERIRRINAAYRILADYVGAYRFSFTEEEFYTQCPEARIRMQFADDPLWGKG; encoded by the coding sequence ATGACCTATGACGACTTGCAGGAAGCGCTTAGAACCCTTGGGCTTGGCGACCGCGCCAGCCTCAAGGAGATAAAGGCCCGGCATCGGGAGCTGGTAAAGCGGTACCACCCCGATGCCGGCAATATGGCCGATCCGGAGCGGATTCGCCGGATCAACGCCGCCTACCGGATACTCGCCGACTATGTCGGCGCCTACCGTTTTTCCTTCACCGAAGAGGAGTTCTACACCCAGTGCCCCGAGGCGCGGATACGGATGCAGTTCGCGGACGATCCCCTCTGGGGGAAGGGTTGA